One Salvia miltiorrhiza cultivar Shanhuang (shh) chromosome 6, IMPLAD_Smil_shh, whole genome shotgun sequence genomic window, AACATCGTCGGAGTTGTGCAACTTACGTTTCTGAGCTGGACGCCTTTGGCCACCTGTCAAAATACGCTTGATGATATAAAGATGAGAATAATAGTACAATATATTCTTACGACACAAAAcatgtaaaatatatttaacCCCACATGCTTTCTTGCGTGCTATTTGTTGATTAGCCTTGCCTTTAGAGTCGTCAGTTGGAGTGGGATTTACAGGTTCTTCACCAGTAATAATTTTCGCATATGCCTACAATTATACCAAATATAAATTAGGTAAAAAATTACACACAAGGAATTTATAAGTAGTAATAAATAAGTACTTGAATATCACAAAGTACAGGAAAAATACCACAGAATCAGAATGAGTCCATGGAGAAGTAGGTGTGTCATTAGGATTAGCAGTACCCTGAGAACCACATGGCATATCAAACAATGTACAGTTCCTAACATTGTCCGAGTGCTGCAACTTACGTTTCTGAGATGCACGAGTGTCACAACCTGTTACATACAATTGATTGTATAAAAATGAGTACGGAAGATGAGAATAATAGTACAGTACTACAATAAAATCTTCTACATCTATCCTGCTTGCTTGTCCGATACTTTTCGGCCAATGCCAAAAATTTTCGGACAACTCACCTTCGGCAAATATTTCGGCGCGTGGGAAAAAAAATCGGCAAACGCGACAAATTTTCAGAAATTTTCTAAAATTGTTCGGCCTATGCCAAAAAATTTCGGACAACTCACCTGCTTTCTTCTTCTGTATTTTTTCCTTGCCCTTGCCTTTAGATCTATCCCAGTGTCTTTCAATTCTTGAATTGGTTTCACCACGTGTCTTTGCCACTTTCGGATTTCGAAATGCAACACCTCATTTCGGCAAGTTAGGCTTTTGTCTTGCCGACACATTTGAGGCTGCTTTCGAACCATAAACCTCCTCACGCAATGATGCTAGGCGGTTCATAATAAGGCAACGCTTATCAGTATGCATTTTTGCATATTCGGCAAGCTCATATGTGGACCGCATCAAGTGATTCACAAAGGCCAAACTGGATATATGCAGCTCCGTATCATTCTCTACAGCGTTGCCGAAATCTACATTCATCGAAATTCTATTCTTCGCCAGCCGAGATAGTCTGGTCAACAAATATTGTTTTGGAATGCTTTTCACATTCATAAGATAATAAATCTTGAAAATGTGAGAACACAGAAATCCCGCTGTTTCGAAAAGACGACACGTGCAGCTAGCAAGCTCACTTGATCTATTGAATTTAACAAGCCTCGGATTCCCACCAGAGTTACCAGAAGACACGGTGAATTCTATGTCATCAGAAGCATAACTTGATGGCCCTTTGATTAAATCAACGTTCATTGAATAACTAGCCTCATGCTCCAATTTTCGAAACACACTTCGTGTCAAGAATTTAGCTGCACTATTCAACAATTCATTGTTTTGCACAAATAACCCTGGCATTCCTATACAGAGTGCATCCTCTTCAGCTTCTTTTCGCCGCCATTGAATTTGTACTTCTTCAAACTTAAGCACAAAATCATGTAATGATATGCTTGCACTACAAAGGTTCTTAATAACCTTGTTTGTTACCTCACTACGCGATGTTGCATGTAGGCCGGCACAAAATCGCTGATTTGTAAAGACAGAGGACCAACTCTTTTTCAACCCGTACATGGTATTAAACCATCTATTCTCTTCAAGCCTGTATTCATCAATCATACACATCCAAGTTACTTCAAATTCATCCTCAGTATCACATCCATTCATACAATGAAACCAAGCTTTTTTGAAGAATGAATTCCCATTCAACTTCCCAAAATGCGATGGCGCGTTTTGGTTGATATGCCACTGACATAGACGATGACTAGCGCTCGGGAATACGAAATCAATTGCATTCATAAGAGATTGGCATTGATCCGTAAAAATTATGTCCGGTTGTTTCGAATGCATAGACTTCAAGAAAGTGGAAAGTAACCATTCGTAAGATCGGGTGGTTTCATCAGATAGGAAACCAATTCCAAACATAACATTCTTCAAATGATGGTTCACACCAACAAAAGGAACACAAACAAGCTTGTATCTGTTGGTCCGATACGTACTATCTACAGACAACACATCTCCGAAATAATCGTAGTCCAAAGAGCTGCGAGAGTCTCTGAAGAAAAAATTCATAAGTCGCCCTTCATCATCTACTTGAAAGTCAAAATAAAAGAATGCCTCACTATTCGACATCTTGCTGAAATATTGAATAAGGCTATTTACATCACCGTTTTCCACTTTTGTCTTCATCTTTAAGCCATTAATGTGATTATAAGCATCCTTCCGTGTAAACCCACAATTTTGTGGCCCGCCTGACTCCTTCTCAATGAATGCACAAGCCCGAGAGATGCCAATGCCTGCTGAATTCATTGCTTCTATCAAAAGTTTCTTACATTTAGACACAGAACGGGCAGACCGTAACAAATACGACTGGCCAGAGGGGAATAATTCATGATTGTGTTCTCTGTACCAAGAACTCACTTTCCATGGCTGATTACGTCTGCGTGCCACCCTTAGCTTTGCCTTACACATGGTCTTTCGATCTTGCTTCTTGTAAGTAGCCATCCCTCTAGTCGCCAATGATGTCTTCGTTTCACTCCTACCATGGCAAGAGCAAAGAAATGTTTGGAAACTACATATTTTAGTATGATTAAAGTAACCTTTGTTATCTCTTGTCACACTAAACCCCTTCAGTCTTGCATACTCGCAATATAAAATATGAGCTGCTTCGGGATCATTCACAGATTTTCCAACCTCTAATACCATCTCAAGTACATCAATCCTATTAAGTAGATCGACAAAATTGGCACAATCATGCTCAACATGTTGCTCATCTtcaacattttcctcaacttcTTCAACGCTTTCATCCTTATCTCCGTCTCCAACATCTGAATTATCATCACAATCTTCGTTTCTATTTTCAACATTATTTTCATCAACAAATGCTTCCTTCCTTGACGATACTTCATCTTCATCGCCAACATCATTAGTTGGATACTCGTTCAAATTAAAATCCATCATTAACCTATAATGACACAAAAATCATTCGCAATACGAACAAAAGTAATTCATATCACTATAACAAGGCAATCGCCGAAATAATTATAAAGCTGTCgatacttttaaaaaaaaatcataaat contains:
- the LOC130990640 gene encoding protein FAR1-RELATED SEQUENCE 5-like is translated as MDFNLNEYPTNDVGDEDEVSSRKEAFVDENNVENRNEDCDDNSDVGDGDKDESVEEVEENVEDEQHVEHDCANFVDLLNRIDVLEMVLEVGKSVNDPEAAHILYCEYARLKGFSVTRDNKGYFNHTKICSFQTFLCSCHGRSETKTSLATRGMATYKKQDRKTMCKAKLRVARRRNQPWKVSSWYREHNHELFPSGQSYLLRSARSVSKCKKLLIEAMNSAGIGISRACAFIEKESGGPQNCGFTRKDAYNHINGLKMKTKVENGDVNSLIQYFSKMSNSEAFFYFDFQVDDEGRLMNFFFRDSRSSLDYDYFGDVLSVDSTYRTNRYKLVCVPFVGVNHHLKNVMFGIGFLSDETTRSYEWLLSTFLKSMHSKQPDIIFTDQCQSLMNAIDFVFPSASHRLCQWHINQNAPSHFGKLNGNSFFKKAWFHCMNGCDTEDEFEVTWMCMIDEYRLEENRWFNTMYGLKKSWSSVFTNQRFCAGLHATSRSEVTNKVIKNLCSASISLHDFVLKFEEVQIQWRRKEAEEDALCIGMPGLFVQNNELLNSAAKFLTRSVFRKLEHEASYSMNVDLIKGPSSYASDDIEFTVSSGNSGGNPRLVKFNRSSELASCTCRLFETAGFLCSHIFKIYYLMNVKSIPKQYLLTRLSRLAKNRISMNVDFGNAVENDTELHISSLAFVNHLMRSTYELAEYAKMHTDKRCLIMNRLASLREEVYGVAFRNPKVAKTRGETNSRIERHWDRSKGKGKEKIQKKKAGCDTRASQKRKLQHSDNVRNCTLFDMPCGSQGTANPNDTPTSPWTHSDSVAYAKIITGEEPVNPTPTDDSKGKANQQIARKKACGQRRPAQKRKLHNSDDVSNPAPFAMPSASHDIDVPYDTWDENFGWIHADSRTYVNIIDNEEPVIPNLDDDYEDLDLNFSLSRI